The Rahnella aquatilis CIP 78.65 = ATCC 33071 genomic sequence GTGGAGGCCATCGCGAAAGCAAAGCGCGTGGTGGTGATGGGCTGGCGTCACAGTCAGAGTATCGCCATGCTGATTTACCGCGACCTGATCCACGTTCACCCTGACGTGCGTCTGCTGCCGCGTGCCGGTGATTCACTGGCGGAACATCTGGCAGCGCTTGGCCCGCAGGATGTGGTGATCTGTGTCGGGCTGCGTCGCCGAATGCCTGCACTGGAAACCGCCATGAGTGCCCTGTCTGAAATGCAGGTGCCGATGCTGTATATCTCCGATGTGCTGGCCGGTAAACCCGCGAAATATGCCCACTGGGTATTGCGTTGCCATACTGACAACAATCTGATTTTCGACAGCACCGTGGCACTTTCCGGCGTCTGTAACCTGCTCTGTTCACTGGTCGCCCGTAGCATGGGTAAAACCGGCAGCTACCATCTCGCCACCATCGAAACCCTGCACCAGAGTCTCGAAGAACTGGAGTAATGCGCCGCACTGGCGCAACGGTTGAACACTTATCCCCAAATCAGTGCAGCGGCGGATCTTTGCGCCGCTTTTTCATTCCCCCTGATGAAACCTGAGAAATAAAAATATGAAAATAAGAAACATTTGTTTCTCTTTGATTATGGAAGAAAAAAATGTTTCCCGTCATATTCAGGCTGTGACTGTTTAAAAAAGTGGCATGGAAACTGCTCGGTGGTCAGTGACATTTCACCAACACCAGGGAATCAC encodes the following:
- a CDS encoding MurR/RpiR family transcriptional regulator, which codes for MSVKTASLESRIRQQWDQLSLHEQRLADVLLAAPGQLAMNTATELAQSAGVSKATATRFFRHIGYESYDAARRQAREMQNSGSPLYLQAAPSASPLGTLIQNHLEKEVSSLVNTFRSLEDDQLEACVEAIAKAKRVVVMGWRHSQSIAMLIYRDLIHVHPDVRLLPRAGDSLAEHLAALGPQDVVICVGLRRRMPALETAMSALSEMQVPMLYISDVLAGKPAKYAHWVLRCHTDNNLIFDSTVALSGVCNLLCSLVARSMGKTGSYHLATIETLHQSLEELE